From Bacteroidota bacterium, one genomic window encodes:
- a CDS encoding DUF1736 domain-containing protein: protein MKKFKLTTGQQVLILIILALGLNINTLSNEYALDDAVVLTGNSLVQKGIKGIPEILKTEFFFGLEKKDSDLSGGRYRPVALVIFAIEYELFGVNPLMSHLINILLFAFLIAFLFILLKKHVFKEHHEYLAFFTCLIFVIHPIHTEVIANVKSRDELIVSLLLIASSFTFIRYLKNKSIPLLLLGFLCFFLALLTRESAVPFIAIVPLTAYFFFGQSVKQSAVYAIPLVLIFIAYMALRIAIVGFHYDTVTDVLNAPFYYATKTEAFATKVFLLVKYLGLLIFPHPLSFDYGFNQIPYLSLGSVKFISSFILLAGMIVYAILTFRKKSMASFCILFFFISIFLFSNFIIDIGAPLAERLLFQPSLAFCIAISLIYLKISEKAAIPGTVVLVILLSLGAIKTITRNADWKNNDTLFLKDVETVPNSVRANLYAARQHIQKAKSEPTQEKKNIQFRKALYYDERILEIYPHYRFIYDDLGMAYFGLLDYFKAADYWKKAQILDPTNATAQKRNATLGDILYNEGNRQFRNGNLDSAIVFYRKSVDINDKNVDAWYNLGGCYFLKNDTKNGIEAWQEVNALSPNHPLDRDQFQMPTKK, encoded by the coding sequence ATGAAAAAATTTAAACTTACAACAGGTCAACAAGTCCTGATCCTTATCATACTTGCACTTGGATTAAACATCAACACCTTGTCTAATGAATATGCACTGGATGACGCGGTGGTATTGACAGGAAATTCATTGGTCCAAAAAGGCATCAAAGGAATTCCGGAAATCCTGAAGACTGAATTCTTTTTTGGTCTTGAAAAGAAAGATAGTGATTTATCCGGAGGGAGATACAGGCCTGTTGCTTTGGTCATTTTTGCAATAGAATATGAATTATTCGGAGTAAATCCCCTGATGAGTCATCTGATCAATATCCTCCTGTTTGCCTTCCTGATCGCTTTCCTTTTTATATTGTTGAAAAAGCACGTATTCAAAGAGCATCATGAGTACCTCGCCTTTTTTACCTGTCTCATTTTTGTCATTCACCCCATCCATACTGAAGTTATCGCGAACGTAAAAAGCAGAGATGAACTCATCGTATCGCTTTTGCTAATTGCTTCGTCTTTTACATTTATCCGTTATCTAAAAAATAAATCAATCCCATTGCTGTTATTGGGATTCCTGTGCTTCTTTCTTGCACTATTAACGCGGGAAAGTGCTGTACCATTCATTGCCATTGTTCCTTTGACAGCCTATTTTTTCTTTGGTCAATCAGTAAAGCAATCAGCTGTCTATGCAATTCCGCTCGTATTGATTTTTATAGCCTATATGGCGCTACGGATTGCAATTGTCGGTTTTCATTATGACACAGTAACTGACGTTCTCAACGCGCCATTTTATTATGCCACAAAAACGGAAGCATTTGCCACCAAAGTCTTTCTGCTGGTTAAGTACCTCGGCCTATTAATTTTCCCACATCCCCTTTCCTTTGATTATGGATTCAATCAGATCCCATACCTCTCCTTAGGTTCCGTAAAATTCATTTCATCTTTCATTTTGCTTGCAGGAATGATAGTTTATGCAATTCTGACTTTCAGGAAAAAATCAATGGCTTCATTTTGTATTTTGTTTTTCTTCATTAGTATATTCCTGTTTTCGAATTTTATCATTGATATCGGAGCACCACTTGCCGAACGTTTGTTATTCCAGCCTTCGCTTGCATTTTGCATAGCCATATCCTTGATCTATCTCAAAATATCTGAAAAAGCCGCTATACCGGGGACAGTGGTATTGGTAATTTTGTTGTCACTCGGGGCGATCAAAACCATTACAAGAAATGCCGACTGGAAAAATAATGACACATTGTTTCTCAAAGATGTAGAGACGGTGCCTAATAGTGTGAGAGCTAACTTGTATGCAGCTAGACAGCACATTCAGAAAGCGAAATCAGAACCTACTCAGGAAAAAAAGAATATTCAGTTCAGGAAAGCGCTGTATTACGATGAAAGAATCCTGGAAATTTATCCCCACTATCGTTTTATCTACGATGATCTGGGAATGGCTTATTTCGGGCTTTTGGACTATTTCAAGGCAGCAGACTACTGGAAGAAAGCCCAGATTCTTGATCCGACCAATGCGACTGCACAAAAGCGAAATGCGACACTTGGCGATATCCTGTACAATGAAGGGAACAGACAATTCAGAAATGGAAATCTCGACAGCGCGATTGTTTTTTACAGGAAATCAGTGGATATAAATGATAAAAATGTGGATGCATGGTACAATCTTGGAGGTTGTTATTTCCTGAAGAATGATACGAAAAATGGCATTGAAGCCTGGCAGGAAGTCAATGCTTTGTCACCAAATCATCCACTTGACAGAGATCAATTCCAGATGCCGACGAAAAAATAA
- a CDS encoding glycosyltransferase family 2 protein — protein MYHKHKIVVVLPAYNAERTLEQTYKEIPRDIVDEVILVDDHSSDHTPELAQRLGIEHVIRHEKNKGYGGNQKSCYNAALRLHADIVIMLHPDYQYTPKLITAMASVIADGVYPAVIGSRILGGGALKGGMPKYKYFANRLLTLSQNILMGQKLSEYHTGFRAYHSKVLKAIDYNGNSDDFVFDNEVLAQIFHKRFEIAEITCPTRYFKEASSINFKRSVKYGLGVLSVSLKYFFHHRGLYKWDRLK, from the coding sequence ATGTATCACAAACATAAAATTGTTGTTGTCTTACCGGCTTATAATGCAGAAAGGACTCTGGAGCAGACCTATAAAGAAATCCCCCGGGATATTGTTGACGAAGTGATCCTAGTGGATGATCATTCTTCTGATCACACTCCGGAATTAGCGCAAAGACTTGGTATAGAACATGTTATAAGGCATGAAAAGAACAAGGGTTATGGAGGCAACCAGAAATCCTGTTACAATGCCGCGCTTCGCCTGCATGCGGATATTGTGATCATGCTTCATCCGGATTATCAGTACACTCCAAAACTTATTACGGCCATGGCTTCGGTCATTGCGGATGGTGTTTATCCGGCTGTAATCGGTTCCAGAATCCTTGGTGGTGGTGCATTGAAAGGAGGAATGCCGAAGTACAAGTACTTTGCGAATCGATTACTCACCTTGTCGCAGAATATTCTGATGGGACAAAAACTTAGTGAATACCATACCGGATTCAGGGCATATCACAGTAAAGTTTTGAAAGCGATTGATTACAATGGTAACTCGGATGATTTTGTTTTTGACAACGAAGTCCTTGCTCAGATTTTTCACAAACGATTTGAAATCGCAGAGATCACCTGTCCGACACGTTATTTTAAAGAAGCTTCAAGCATCAATTTTAAGCGCAGTGTCAAATATGGTTTGGGGGTATTGAGTGTATCACTCAAGTACTTTTTTCATCACCGCGGATTGTACAAATGGGATCGTTTAAAATAG
- a CDS encoding tetratricopeptide repeat protein has translation MNFCRSTVFLILFLKTFISFSQDAKIDSLKSVLQGSAEDTLKVNTLIELSRLSRTEKPEEAVRYGKEAIELATKLGFKRGLAYAYKWTGVGYFIQASYLDAMPYYEQSLNMLDSIGDKKGKASMLGNIGNIWYNQGVQDKAIDFYLKSLKLAEEIGDSDRVITMLINIGAVYTDKKSTYDKALDYLRRAYPLSEAIKNTDLVGTTTVNIGEVFYKKYEIEKNEENKQRDLDSALFYFKKSVVAYQGTENLPYALNYIGRVYLAEDDFSKAIQYQQEAYKISKELGAKNDMMISLLRMAQTYFEKQDIQLALSSFKEAEAIAAETDANKEQKEIYEGISAVYAELNDYKNAYKYQTMLIRIKDLLYDIDSDKKLGTLQFTYDLDKKESKIKLLTKDQELKEQEINRQKLVRNSFMGGFAIVLLFAGVFFSQRNRISKEKKRSDELLLNILPEETAEELKTTGTAKAKSFDSVSVLFTDFKNFTQASEKLSPEELVEEINHCYCEFDKIITKHGIEKIKTIGDAYMCAGGLPVSNSTHPVDVVQAGLEMVEFIERNKNERIAKGQPFFELRCGVHTGPVVAGIVGIKKFAYDIWGDTVNTASRMESSGEIGKVNISGTTYELIKDKFHCEHRGKVKAKNKGEIDMYFVSGAIGG, from the coding sequence ATGAATTTTTGTAGAAGTACAGTCTTTCTCATTCTGTTCCTGAAAACTTTTATAAGTTTTTCCCAGGATGCAAAGATTGACAGCCTGAAAAGTGTGCTGCAGGGTTCCGCTGAGGACACATTAAAGGTGAATACTCTTATTGAACTAAGCAGACTCAGTCGTACCGAAAAGCCGGAAGAAGCTGTCCGTTATGGAAAAGAAGCGATCGAACTTGCTACCAAGCTTGGGTTCAAAAGAGGTTTGGCTTATGCTTACAAATGGACTGGGGTAGGCTATTTTATCCAGGCATCCTATCTCGATGCGATGCCTTATTACGAGCAGTCGTTGAATATGCTGGATTCGATTGGAGATAAAAAGGGTAAGGCCAGTATGCTTGGCAACATTGGTAATATCTGGTACAATCAGGGAGTACAGGATAAGGCCATTGATTTTTATCTGAAATCACTCAAGCTGGCAGAGGAAATTGGTGATTCTGACAGGGTGATTACGATGCTCATCAATATCGGAGCAGTGTATACCGATAAGAAATCTACCTATGATAAAGCACTGGATTACCTCCGCAGGGCCTATCCTTTGAGTGAAGCGATCAAAAATACGGATCTGGTAGGTACTACTACTGTAAACATTGGTGAGGTTTTTTATAAAAAATATGAAATAGAAAAGAATGAAGAGAATAAGCAAAGAGATCTTGATTCAGCTTTGTTTTATTTCAAGAAATCCGTTGTTGCGTACCAGGGAACAGAGAATCTGCCTTACGCTCTGAATTATATTGGTCGCGTCTACCTCGCGGAAGATGATTTTTCTAAGGCTATCCAATACCAGCAGGAAGCATATAAAATTTCCAAAGAACTCGGTGCCAAAAATGATATGATGATTTCTTTGCTGCGTATGGCACAGACCTATTTTGAAAAGCAGGATATTCAACTTGCTCTTTCATCGTTTAAGGAAGCGGAGGCCATTGCAGCGGAAACAGATGCGAACAAGGAACAGAAGGAAATTTACGAGGGAATTTCAGCGGTGTATGCGGAGCTGAATGACTATAAGAATGCATATAAGTATCAGACCATGCTGATCCGTATCAAAGATTTATTGTATGATATTGACTCAGATAAAAAACTCGGGACCTTGCAATTTACCTATGATCTGGACAAGAAAGAATCCAAGATCAAACTGTTGACCAAGGATCAGGAGCTGAAAGAGCAGGAGATTAACCGGCAAAAACTTGTCCGGAATAGTTTCATGGGAGGATTCGCGATTGTCCTATTGTTTGCAGGAGTATTCTTCTCGCAACGTAACCGTATCTCCAAGGAAAAAAAGAGAAGTGATGAACTTCTGTTGAACATTTTGCCTGAAGAAACTGCTGAAGAATTGAAAACGACTGGAACTGCAAAAGCGAAAAGTTTTGATTCCGTAAGTGTGCTCTTTACAGATTTCAAAAATTTCACACAGGCTTCTGAGAAATTGTCACCGGAAGAATTGGTTGAAGAAATTAATCACTGCTACTGTGAGTTTGATAAGATCATTACAAAGCATGGTATTGAAAAAATTAAAACCATCGGTGATGCTTACATGTGCGCGGGAGGATTGCCCGTCTCGAATTCAACTCATCCTGTAGATGTTGTTCAGGCCGGACTGGAAATGGTAGAATTTATAGAGCGAAATAAAAATGAGAGAATCGCCAAAGGCCAGCCTTTCTTTGAATTGAGATGTGGTGTTCACACCGGACCTGTGGTTGCCGGTATTGTCGGAATTAAAAAATTCGCATACGATATTTGGGGAGATACTGTAAACACAGCCTCTCGAATGGAATCCTCAGGTGAAATCGGGAAAGTAAATATCAGCGGTACTACTTATGAGCTGATCAAAGACAAATTTCATTGCGAACACAGAGGTAAAGTGAAAGCAAAGAACAAAGGGGAGATTGATATGTACTTTGTGAGTGGCGCGATTGGTGGGTAG